One genomic segment of Falco peregrinus isolate bFalPer1 chromosome 7, bFalPer1.pri, whole genome shotgun sequence includes these proteins:
- the SDHAF4 gene encoding succinate dehydrogenase assembly factor 4, mitochondrial isoform X2, whose product MALRLLRCAPRAAKSSLLCSSQRSTSSKTGGRSEPAKQSLKKPKLPLGRFDEPEESNIEREPLEKFPDGINPVTKERGGPKGPEPTRFGDWERKGRCIDF is encoded by the exons ATGGCTCTGCGGCTGCTGCGCTGCGCGCCGAGGGCAGCGA AGTCATCACTGCTTTGCAGCTCTCAGAGGAGCACCAGCTCTAAGACAGGAGGAAGATCTGAACCTGCTAAGCAGTCACTTAAGAAACCGAAGTTACCACTAGGTCGATTTGATGAACCGGAGGAGTCCAATATAGAGAGGGAACCCCTGGAAA AATTCCCTGATGGAATCAATCCTGTTACAAAAGAGAGGGGTGGACCTAAAGGCCCTGAACCTACACGTTTTGGAGACTGGGAGAGAAAAGGACGTTGTatagatttttaa
- the SDHAF4 gene encoding succinate dehydrogenase assembly factor 4, mitochondrial isoform X1, with the protein MGPFRGKLQCMQGMQTPLLQAGVRGGLQLTARTPPRGRRCRQRNLGCRGAPPRRGARAWRRCAARGRVSRRAPPRPAPARSRRRLRMRGPWVRARRGHGSAAAALRAEGSEIAGGNLLWPWKRIGQCSVYEETQSHHCFAALRGAPALRQEEDLNLLSSHLRNRSYH; encoded by the exons ATGGGACCTTTCAGAGGTAAACTTCAGTGCATGCAGGGGATGCAGACCCcgctgctccaggctggggtgcggggggggTTACAGCTTACTGCCCGAACTCCTCCGCGGGGGCGGCGGTGCCGTCAGCGGAACCTTGGCTGCCGCGGTGCCCCGCCGCGCCGAGGAGCCCGCGCTTGGCGCCGCTGCGCTGCCCGGGGCCGCGTttcccgccgcgccccgccccgccccgccccggctcGGAGCCGTCGGCGCTTGCGCATGCGCGGGCCGTGGGTGCGGGCTCGGCGCGGCCATGGCTCTGCGGCTGCTGCGCTGCGCGCCGAGGGCAGCGA AATAGCTGGAGGGAACTTGCTGTGGCCTTGGAAACGTATTGGTCAGTGCTCTGTGTATGAGGAAACGCAG AGTCATCACTGCTTTGCAGCTCTCAGAGGAGCACCAGCTCTAAGACAGGAGGAAGATCTGAACCTGCTAAGCAGTCACTTAAGAAACCGAAGTTACCACTAG